The genomic interval ACTCTTTACATGTAACGATTTTAAAAAAGGGTATTGTAACGCAAATTGAAGCAAACGGTTTAATTTTTAGGACACTTTAGCCCTTTAGTCGTCGCATGCTAGAATGAAAGGAAAAAGAGAATCCATGAAAGAATTTATCAAAAATATTCAAACCGCCATCATCGGCACACTGGACAAAAATAACCTTCCTTTTTCATCCTATGCCCCGTATATTTACGATGCCAACCGTTTTTATGTCTATATCTCCGACATTGCAACACATGCCAAAAATATTCAAAAAACCCCAAAAGCCTCACTCTTTTTCGTGGAAGATGAGAGTAAAACGGAGAATTTATTTGCCAGAAAACGCGTATCATTGCAGTGCGACAGTGTGAAAATAGCGCGAGGCAGTGAACGTTTTGAGGAAGTTTTAAGTCTGTTTGCAGAGAAATTTGATGCGAAGATGGTCGCAACGTTGAAAAAGATGACCGACTTTAATCTGTACGAATTCAAAGTGCATTACGGCGAAGCGACCTTTGGGTTTGGAAAGGCGTATTTTATCGGTGGGGAAAATATGGACGAACTCATAGCAAGAACAGGTGATAATCCGCATCATGGAACAGAAAAATAGTGTATTGACAAAACATCAACTGTTGCAACTTCAACGAGGTGTGAGTTTTGAAGAGGTGCTTGAGCTGATTGTTCAAGGTAGCGTTTTAAATCGCCTCATGCATCCTAACCGTGAAAAATACCCCCATCAAGAGATTTTTGTTGTTGAGATGAAGGGGTACATTTGGTATGTTCCTTTCGTGGAAAATGAGAGTGAAATTTTTTTAAAGACCATTATTCCGAGCCGAAAACTGGTCAAATCCTTTGGAGGTAAAAAACAATGAAAACAAAAAAAATAGTCCTAGATACCGAAGAAGCAGAACTTCTCAGTGAGATAGAAGCAGGTGAATGGCACGAAAAACCAATGGATGAGCAAGAACTGAGTGCGTACCAAAACCATGCCAAATATACCAAAGCATTGAATGAAAAAAGACAAACCACCATTCGCTTTTCCGTCAGTGACCTAGCCATACTCAAAGCAAAATCCAAAGAGCTGGGCATCGGGTATCAAAACCTGATTCAAGCGCTGGTACATAACTATGTGAAGGGTGATATTAAGCTAGAAATGTGAGGGTTTTGGCTTTACATGTAAAGGGGAAAATTAAAAGTTTAGCCCCTTTTTGCGGTATAATATTCTTAAACGGATAGGGAATGTGAATGCCTACACTTTTGCTTCAAGACGGTTTTAAATTTTTCTTTTATGCCAATGAGCATGAGCCAAAGCATATTCACGTGATGAAAAATGAGGGTTTTGCAAAAATTGAGTTAGAGCACTTGAAAGTCGTACAAAATTATTTGAAACCAAAAGATTTAAAAATAGCATTGGCTATTATAGAACAACACAAAGACGAATTTGAAAGGAAGTGGAATGAGTGGTTTAATTAAAGGAAAAGAAGTCCATTTTGACGATACCTATTTACATGTAAAGCTCAGTGATGAACGCATCATTTCAACGCCGCTTGATTGGTATAAACCTCTCAAAAATGCCACATTGGCTCAGCTCAAAAATTACACATTTATCTGTTTAGACTCTGGCATCGAATGGGAAGAACTTGACTATCAGCTCAGTATTGAAAGTATGTTACATGGTGAGAGTAGAGTCGCTTGATTGTGTAAAAAGTTAAAAGTTTAGCCCTGCCTCGTATTGAAATTAAATTAAAGGTAAACGTAATGTATAAAAAACTGATTATGCCAATATTTCTTATTCTTATTTGTGGTTGTGCCAGTACAAAAAATTATGAAATGAAATTAGATAGCTGGCTTGGGCATAGTGCTAATGAACTTGTTAGTTCTTGGGGGTATCCTCAGAGTTCTTTAGTTGCTCCGAATGGGAATACGGTGTATATTTATGGAAATTCTGGTAGTTATAGGATGCCTTCACAAACAAATAGCACATATAATGTTGTAGGGAATACAATTTATGGGAATTCATATACAACGGGTGGGCAAACTATAAATTTTTGGTGTAGAACTTTTTTTGAAGTCAATGAATCAAAAAAAATAATTTCTTGGAAATGGGAAGGCAATAATTGCATTTCAGAATAAAAATGATGCTATCAAATAACAAAACTTCTTTTTTTAAAATTTAACTCTTACCCTTTGTCTTCTTAGCGTATTTATCAAATATCATGTGTAAAAAAATGGAGCATTGATGAAAATATTGAGATGGATATTATTTTTACCTTTAGGCTTTGTTGCCTCATTTGTATTTGGCTTTCTAGCAGCTATGCTAACTAATTTTTTTGGTGGAGCTAGTTGGTATGTTTGGCTTGTTAGCGGCGCAGCATCAAGTGGTGCATTTATCATTGTTTCATTAAAAGTAGCACCTGAAGAGAACTCAATATCAAAATGGCTAACTTTTGCAACAGTTAGTATATTAGGTTTTATAGAAATAATTGGTCCATTTCTGTTCAGCACTGATTTATCAAAGTCTTTTGCTGGTGTAGCAATGATAATTATGGCAATTAGTGTAATCCACCCCTTTAATAAAAAAAATGAAACAAAAAAATATAAGTATTAAGTAGATTTTCTTAGTTTAAAATTTACTTTTATTAGGAGGTTTAGCCCTCTCTTTCAAGGGCTTAAACGCTTTACATGTAAATCTGTCCACCGCTCTCTTTAAAGTGTTTGGCTTGCTCTTCCATTCCTTTTTCTAATGCAACAGTAACATCTTCAGCACCAATCTTTGCGGCGTAGTCTCTGACATCTTGCGAGATTTTCATGGAGCAGAATTTTGGGCCGCACATGGAGCAAAAATGCGCGACTTTGGCACTTTCCACTGGGAGCGTTTTGTCGTGGTATTCACGTGCGCGGTCAGGGTCGAAGCCGATGTTGAACTGGTCGTACCAACGAAACTCAAAACGGGCTTTGCTCATGGCGTTGTCGCGTATTTGCGCTCCAGGGAAACCTTTGGCGAGGTCTGCGGCGTGGGCGGCGATTTTGTAGGCGATGATGCCTTCTTTGACATCTTCACGGTTTGGTAAGCCTAAGTGCTCTTTGGGTGTGACGTAACAGAGCATCGCTGTGCCGTACCAACCGATTTGCGCCGCACCGATGGCTGAGGTGATGTGGTCGTAGCCTGGAGCGATGTCGGTGACCAAGGGTCCAAGGGTGTAGAAGGGCGCTTCAAAACAGTCCTCTAACTCTTTGGTCATATTCTCTTTAATCATCTGCATCGGAACGTGTCCTGGGCCTTCGATCATCACTTGCACGTCGTGTTTCCATGCGATTTTGGTGAGTTCTCCCAGCGTCTCAAGTTCGGCAAATTGCGCTTCATCGTTGGCATCGTAAAGGGAACCGGGGCGTAAGCCATCGCCGAGTGAAAAGGCGACATCGTAAGCTTTCATGATGTCACAGATTTCCTCAAAATGAGTGTATAAAAAACTCTCTTTGTGATGGTGCAGACACCATTTTGCCATGATGCTTCCACCACGAGAGACGATGCCTGTGAGGCGTTTTGCTGTCATAGGAACGTAAGCGAGGCGAACACCTGCATGAATCGTAAAGTAGTCCACGCCTTGTTCGGCTTGCTCGATGAGGGTATCACGGAAGACTTCCCACGTCAAGTCTTCGGCAATGCCGTTTACTTTTTCTAAGGCTTGGTAAATGGGCACAGTTCCGATAGGCACGGCGGAGTTACGGAGTATCCACTCTCTCGTTTCGTGGATGTTTTTGCCTGTGGACAAGTCCATCACAGTGTCACCACCCCAACGGGTTGACCAGAGCATCTTTTCGACCTCTTCTTCGATGGATGAGGTCGTAGCGGAATTGCCGATGTTGGCGTTGATTTTGACCATGAAGTTACGACCTATTATCATCGGCTCGGCTTCAGGATGGTTGACATTGAGGGGAAGAACGGCACGTCCTGCGGCGATCTCTTGGCGTACAAATTCAGGCGTGTAAACATCGGACAGGTTTGCCCCAAAATGCTCACCTTTATGTTGAGAGCCTAAGAGTTTGTGTTTGCGTGCCTCTTCAAGGTTACAGTTTTCACGAATGGCGACATACTCCATCTCTGGCGTGATGATACCTTGACGAGCGTAGTGCATTTGAGTGATATTCTTGCCTTTGAGTGCGCGACGTGGTTTTTTGAGGTTAGGGAAACGAAGAGCGTTCAACTCTTGGTCATCGTGACGTTTGTGAAAATAGATAGAGTTAAAATCGGCTAGTTGTTCGGTGTCATTGCGCTCTTCGATCCATTTGGCGCGTAGTGGTTCTAAGCCTTTGTGGAGGTCGATCTTGACAGTGGGGTCGGTGTAAACGCCTGATGTGTCATAGACGTGAAGCGGTGGATTTTCCTCAAAGGTACCATCGCGAAGTGAAGTCGCACTGAGGGTGATTTCACGCATCGGGACTTGAATGTCTTTGCGTGAGCCTTGGACGTATATTTTACGAGAACTTGGGAAGTTTTGAATGTATGAAGCATCTATTTTTTCAAGATTATCGAGGACTTTACTCATGAGTTTATCTCCTTATTTCCTACGCTGGCATTACCCAGATCAGGTTCGTGAAGCCACATTAATGGACTTCTTGGGGTATGATCTCAGCTTTTTGGGCACCCCCACAGACAATGGTAAGAAAGTGATTATACAAAGCTATTCCCAAAAGAGACTTAAGAAAAAACGTTGGGCAGAAGAAAGGGTGTTTTTGTATAAGGGACGTTTCTTTTCTTTACATCTCTTTACATGTAAAGTATTAGACTTCTTTTCTAACCCATTGAAAAAGAATATTGCTTATAGCACATCACTTTTCAAAACTAAAAACATCGCCATAACTTTGGCTATGACTCAATTTTTAGTTTCAAAAATTAACGCACTCTAAGCAAACTCTTTATCTTTTCAAGGGCTAGGAAAGAAGTCTATTATTTAGCGATAACAAAAGTGCTGTTTTTGATTTGGTAGTGTTGTGCAACTTGGAGTGCGATGGGAAAGGGTGTGGCGACATTGCCCATAAATTCGGGCACGCTGAGGTGGTAGTCGTTGTGGGGGTATCTCTCTTCCAAGATCACTTTAGCCGAGCCGATGATTTGATTGGCGATCTCTTTGAGCAGATCGTCGAGGTCGTTTTCACAGAGATTTTCTTCAAAAAGAAGGTTCAGCGCGATCTCATCCAACACCTTTTTTTCAAAAAAAAGATACCACGTATGTTCCATCTCATTTTCGATGAGAGCGATCGCGGAGCCATAAAAATAGCTTCCTAATTCAGACGCTTTTTGTGGAACTTCACACAAAATGGTTGAGCAGAAATTCTCTGTCGCTTGGATCACAGCTTCTTTCATGGGTTTTCCCTTGACGCGAATGGATAAACAATTATAAGTTAAACTCTTTAAATTACGGATTAAATAAAAATTGAGCACTCAAAAGCGTACTATTTTTGCTAAAAACGCTACAATGGCGCTTTGATTTTTTACAGAATAAGGGAATTTTATGCACGCAAAAGGGCTTTCACGAGGTCTTAAAAATAGACACGTTCAACTTATTGCATTGGGCGGAGCTATTGGAACGGGACTTTTTTTAGGGGTTTCTACAACCGTTCAACTTACAGGTCCAGCGGTACTTTTAGGGTATGCGTTGGGTGGATTTATTGCATTTATGATTATGCG from Sulfurospirillum multivorans DSM 12446 carries:
- a CDS encoding HugZ family pyridoxamine 5'-phosphate oxidase yields the protein MKEFIKNIQTAIIGTLDKNNLPFSSYAPYIYDANRFYVYISDIATHAKNIQKTPKASLFFVEDESKTENLFARKRVSLQCDSVKIARGSERFEEVLSLFAEKFDAKMVATLKKMTDFNLYEFKVHYGEATFGFGKAYFIGGENMDELIARTGDNPHHGTEK
- a CDS encoding DUF4258 domain-containing protein; translation: MEQKNSVLTKHQLLQLQRGVSFEEVLELIVQGSVLNRLMHPNREKYPHQEIFVVEMKGYIWYVPFVENESEIFLKTIIPSRKLVKSFGGKKQ
- a CDS encoding DUF4160 domain-containing protein, whose product is MPTLLLQDGFKFFFYANEHEPKHIHVMKNEGFAKIELEHLKVVQNYLKPKDLKIALAIIEQHKDEFERKWNEWFN
- a CDS encoding DUF2442 domain-containing protein — protein: MSGLIKGKEVHFDDTYLHVKLSDERIISTPLDWYKPLKNATLAQLKNYTFICLDSGIEWEELDYQLSIESMLHGESRVA
- the thiC gene encoding phosphomethylpyrimidine synthase ThiC, which translates into the protein MSKVLDNLEKIDASYIQNFPSSRKIYVQGSRKDIQVPMREITLSATSLRDGTFEENPPLHVYDTSGVYTDPTVKIDLHKGLEPLRAKWIEERNDTEQLADFNSIYFHKRHDDQELNALRFPNLKKPRRALKGKNITQMHYARQGIITPEMEYVAIRENCNLEEARKHKLLGSQHKGEHFGANLSDVYTPEFVRQEIAAGRAVLPLNVNHPEAEPMIIGRNFMVKINANIGNSATTSSIEEEVEKMLWSTRWGGDTVMDLSTGKNIHETREWILRNSAVPIGTVPIYQALEKVNGIAEDLTWEVFRDTLIEQAEQGVDYFTIHAGVRLAYVPMTAKRLTGIVSRGGSIMAKWCLHHHKESFLYTHFEEICDIMKAYDVAFSLGDGLRPGSLYDANDEAQFAELETLGELTKIAWKHDVQVMIEGPGHVPMQMIKENMTKELEDCFEAPFYTLGPLVTDIAPGYDHITSAIGAAQIGWYGTAMLCYVTPKEHLGLPNREDVKEGIIAYKIAAHAADLAKGFPGAQIRDNAMSKARFEFRWYDQFNIGFDPDRAREYHDKTLPVESAKVAHFCSMCGPKFCSMKISQDVRDYAAKIGAEDVTVALEKGMEEQAKHFKESGGQIYM
- a CDS encoding chemotaxis protein CheX; the encoded protein is MKEAVIQATENFCSTILCEVPQKASELGSYFYGSAIALIENEMEHTWYLFFEKKVLDEIALNLLFEENLCENDLDDLLKEIANQIIGSAKVILEERYPHNDYHLSVPEFMGNVATPFPIALQVAQHYQIKNSTFVIAK